The genomic DNA AGAGCAGGAGAATCGATAGCGATCTTCGGCTGCGGAGGTGTTGGACTTTCGGCATTACTGATCGCAAAAGCACTCCAGGCCCGGGTGATTGCTGTCGATGTTTCAGCAGATACGTTGCAAAAAGCAAAATCATTGGGGGCTGATGAAATCGTCAATGCCGCCGCAACTCACGATGTTTCTCAAATTGTACGAGAACTCACCAATGGAGGCGTACACATTTCTGTCGATGCCCTGGGCAGTCTGACAACCTTTCATGCATCATTGGCAAGCCTGCGAAAGCGGGGGCGACATTTGCAAATCGGCCTCATGACAGGCGAACATGCTCGACCCGAAATACCAATGGGGCATGTCATTGCTGACGAACTTCAACTGTTCGGCTGCCACGGAATGCAGGCATTTCGATATTCCGCGATGTTCGAGTTAATCCATCGAGCCAACATTCCACTCGGCAATTTGATCGAACGAACGATCTCACTGGAAGAAGCGATCGACTATCTTCCCGAAATGTCCCGAGGCAGTCTCTCTGGAATGACAATGATTCGAGTGGAAGCGGGAAGGTAGAAGGAGGAAGGCGGAAATTAAGATGGAAGTGCTTGTTGGGTTACGCTTCGCTAACCCAACCTACAATTAATACCACTACTCTAACCTCTCAGCACTAATCTCTAACCTTTCTCAATCTATTTCAAGAACCCCTTCAACAAATCAAGCGCTTTCTGACTTGTTTTTGTGGGAGAGTCCTCTTCAGTATCGGGCTCGAGGCTGGCGATTGGGCCGCGTTGCATATTGGGTAGTGTGATGGTTTTAATCTGAACGTGATCAATCGCGACATCACCCAGGCCGTAGAGTTCCATTACGATGTGCACATCCTCCTGTTTCCAGATCGGGCGCATCATTTCAAACTGTTTCCATTCAGTTTCCTGCGTCCATTGCAGGGCATTGGCGGAGCCGAACTGGGTATCATAAATGCGAAAACCTTCCAGGCTGCTTGTCAGAGGACGAGGGATGCGAATCCAACCCGTGACATGTAACAGTTCTCCTGCCTTAACGGGAATGGCGGGAGTTTCATAGCGGACAACGGGCTCATCGATTGTGACCACTGGTTGATTTTCCGTCGGCACCGAAACCATCCGCAGGCAGTAATCACCTTCGTGAACGTGACTCGGGTCCAGGGCATCGTAAACGGCTACTTGTTCTGAAGAAGTGACATCTCGCGTCCAGCCTTCAACCCGCATCGAGTCGGCATCTTCAAAGTTAGCGGTGTGAACAAGCGATGCTCGCGGGGAGTCTTCCTGTTGCCCCAGCAATTCAATCAGTTTCCAATAATCAGGCAGTGTCTGAAAGCAGACCGCATGGGGGACCGAAGTTGGAGACGACAAATGTTGAACTGCATTTTGCCAGTGAGTTCGTTGGAGAATGCGGAGAAGCTGGCAAGCCATTTCTGCATTGTCTCGGGTTTGATGATAGTGTTGTTTTTTGAGTGAAAG from Rubinisphaera italica includes the following:
- a CDS encoding zinc-dependent alcohol dehydrogenase family protein, translated to MRALTFDNFQSRPYIAEVPKPECPADGVLIQVEATGLCRSDWHGWMGHDDMIQLPHVPGHEFAGTISEVGTQVKRFQAGERVTAPFVCGCGHCEYCDQGDQQVCPHQTQPGFTHWGSFAEYVAIHQADVNLVQLPESMSGLEAASLGCRFATSFRAIVDQGQLRAGESIAIFGCGGVGLSALLIAKALQARVIAVDVSADTLQKAKSLGADEIVNAAATHDVSQIVRELTNGGVHISVDALGSLTTFHASLASLRKRGRHLQIGLMTGEHARPEIPMGHVIADELQLFGCHGMQAFRYSAMFELIHRANIPLGNLIERTISLEEAIDYLPEMSRGSLSGMTMIRVEAGR